The Theobroma cacao cultivar B97-61/B2 chromosome 2, Criollo_cocoa_genome_V2, whole genome shotgun sequence genome includes the window gctaattttttattgatgtttAAGTATCCTTTCTCTTGATAACTTAGTTATCTGCGAATTTGATCGTTACAGAACATATTCTTTAGCTTTATTTGGTCTACAATGCCTTCTAGGCCAGAGGATGTGTGCATGACCTGGGATCTGtagtaattaataaattcCATTGGTGAATGATCCTTCATGAACAATCTATCAGATGCTAAATATAGCAGGGGGTATATTCCATAGAGAACATTTATCAAATGTTGCATGCATATTAGCTGCTAATTCTGAGAATAGCTGTAATCTTTTCTGTAGAGAGGCATCAATCTCATTTGGAAATCTATACGACATTTGGGGGAAAAATGATCTTGTAGAAGAAAGGATAAATGTAGAATTCAAGTACAATTGTTCCAGGTGGAAATCGGATTTCAACTTCCCTATATACGCAAAGAATGGTGTTTGTAGCTAGCAAAAGCTGGGTGGCAAAGATAAGGAGTCTGCAGAAGCTTTATGTCACAATATATATTAGGAGTTTTTGATGTTGATGTTGGGTATGTCACTTTAAAGGATTGCAAGCAATCAATGAAAAACTGGTCATAATGCTATTCTTATGGACTACTTGTTATGGCATGGTGATTGTCTTTACAAGTCCATGCTAAGGTCTAAATCTGATGGAATTTGGATTAACATGAGCACTCCTGTTTAACATGAGCACTCTTGTTAGTAAAACCCTCATAGACTCCGGTTTCATGTTACGCATGATGAAGCCTTGGCCTATTGGCTATATCGTTTGGGATTGGGAAAGCAAAGTTAGGAGATTTCAACAGACATTGGCTGAGAAATATTCTGAAGAATCAGATAGGAAGAAAACGGTAGGTTCTATGCCTTTAATATGCTACAATTAAAGTTCCCCCCTTTTTGGATTAATTATCTGTAACAGCTAGAATTTCTGAAGGATGTGAAAAAGTATATAGGATGATTCTAGTTGAATGCTCCCTGAAGTGGATGTATTAAGGTATGTCTAAAGGAGCCAAATCTGGGTCATCTTGGAAAATACTGTTGTTTGTGCATACTACTACAAGTTAGTATTTATAAACATATTCAGTTTCCAAAATATAATAGTTTTGTAGGCTTGTCTAGGCTTGATTAATCCCGAGTTTACCCTTTGGCTGAGTTTGTGCCTAGAATTTATCATTATTGTTTAAAGTGATTGGAGTTTCTAGAATACAGCTGTAACTCTGGGCAGCATGATATAACATTGGGTCACATGTGATGCTTTTGAACATTGTATTTTTATCATCAGCAAACTTTCTCCTACTTCCCTTACACGCTCCCTCACCATCCGGTGTGTATGTAGAGTTCTTAACTTCTAGTTACTATAGGTTTTTAAGTCTTTACATTGTTATGTTATTTGAAAAGTTTGAGGTTTATGCTTCCTgcatattaaagaaaaaacctTGAAATGTCTGAACCTTTATGCAAAAATCCCTCCTCTTTTAGTAATGCTCTTTTGATCAAGAGACATGGTTTCAAGTTATAAGTTTGGTTGAGGAGCTATgattttatcaattattataaattgaaatttgttAATTGTTTAAGAATGATGATCTTTATACTTATTCTATGAATTTGAGATGTATTTTGATATTACATTTGACCAATAAGCATGTCATATTATGATTTTAGTGGTATGTGTAGTCactgtatttttttttttatcttgaaaATAGATTATTTCTTCTTGGTTTGGATAAATATGGGAAAGGTGACTGGCGAAGCATATCCCGGAACTTTGTGGTCACAAGAACGCCGACACAAGTGGCAAGTCACGCACAAAAATACTTCATTCGATTGAACTCCATGAATAAAGATAGGAGGCGATCTAGCATCCATGATATAACCAGTGTTGGCAATGGAGACATTTCAGCACCCCAAGGTCCGATCACTGGTCAATCAAATGGTATTGCAACTGGAGGTTCCTCTGGAAAATCAACCAAACAGCCCCCTCAACATCCTGCTGCACCACCTGCTGTTGGCATGTATGGTGCTCCAACTATAGGGCAGCCAATAGGAGGTCCCCTTGTCTCAGCAGTTGGCACACCAGTGAATCTTCCTGCCCCGGCACATATGGCTTATGGAGTCAGAGCTCCTGTACCAGGTACAGTGGTTCCTGGTGCACCGATGAACATGGGTCCTGTGACATACCCAATGTCGCACACATCTGCTCATAGGTAATATGCCGTTTAGCTGCCAAATGTACAAAGGACAGAAGACTACATACTTGTGCGGATATTGGGTTACTAGGTTTTCCATTTTAGCCTGAATAAGATTTGCTTATTTGCAAGCACAAGTTGTGTCTGTCATTTGTTTAAGTTAAATAAGCCATAGGGAGAGAATTTACTTGTATCTGTATAGGGAACTGTGGTAAATGTTAAATGTGGCAGATTTATGGGTAGGACAGCATTTTGGCACCTGTTTTTTCCCGTCCCTTCTCCGTTGCAACCATTAGCATTAGAATTAGTCAATGCTTAGAAAATTTATGGCAAAAagttgtaaaagaaaaaaactttacatattttgctatcatgaGCAGCATATCTAAGCAAATGCTATATCAAACTGGTTTTTCAGTTAGTGGGTTGCTTGGCAGGTGGCCAAGTTCTATCGGCAGAACCTCATTTTCAGGATCATTCACGGTAGGGTCCTGTGCGTTTTGTCCGGGTGTTTGGGATGGCACTGGATAGCATTACTGAATAGTATAGATTGTTGCAAGCCCAAGTGTGATCTCAGGAATGATATTCGACTATGCTTTAAACAGTTTTGCACGTTGAAATTGGCCTACTCCATGGTTTAGTGTCCCTGTGGTAGTCTGATTGCTGGGTGGACTGTGGAGTAGGGACCTTGTTCTTTTCCATTCTAACATGTGATGATTATGTGCAGCTTGTTGCACTGGCATTCACCTTTCCTACTCCGGGGCCAAGATTTGATTTTCCaatcataaataaaagaatagaGTAATGAGGAAGAAGCACAACATACAAATAAACAACATTATTATATACAAGCTTTGCTATTAAGATGTGATAGGTTCCCTGTTGCTGGAAACGAAAATATCTTTCTTTGAATAGGAAAactgcttttcttttttcttcttttgccctcaaaaaaatacatatacaAATACTATGATTGATTTCTACTTTATCAATTAATATAAGCTCAACAATTAAGATAAGATATGTTGTTAAAAAATAGTTACATCAGTTTAGGCAGAAGGAAAAATTATTACATCAGTATTTATAAATAGATAATTTAGTTACTACAAATACATTTTTTGAGACCTTCAGGGCCATGTTTTTGTGTCTAAGGGCCTTCCATACCCTCTGATTTAATGAAAGATTATGCttgtcaaaaaaagaaatttacagTGAACAGAATCTATAGAATCTTCTTAACCTGGAAAGCAGAAACTTGAGAGTTAAAACCACTTGACTTCCATGTCCGCCTTTCCATTTCCTAATACATTCACTCTCACAAATTCTTCCGTTTCAAGATCCTTAGCTACCCGTCTCCATGCAAGGGTTTTAGTTTCCGCTACTTCCATCAAAAGCACCTTAAACCATTCCAACCACAGTACCCAAGTTACCCCTTATGGCCCCTCAAATTCACCACTTTGGACTGTCACTGACATAGCGGAAGCCGTCGGTGGCAGAATTGTAAAATGGGGTCCTCCAGGAACCATTTGCACGGACACCCGAACCATTGAACCCGGCCAATGGTTCTTTGCCATTGTTGGCGAAAATTTTGATGCCCATGATTTTGTAACCCCCGAATTGTCCGAATGTGGATGTGTTGGGGTTATCGGAAATCGGGTTTGCGAGAATTGGGACGTGGGTTTTGTTAAGATTGATGGTGACACTCTAATTTCATTGGTGAAAATGGCAACTTTTGCAAGGAACAGGTTTCTTGGTAAACTGATTGCGGTTACTGGAAGTGTTGGGAAAACTAGTACAAAAGCTATGATTGCTTTGGCTCTTGAGAGTCTAGAGAGTAGGATTCATCATAGTTATGGGAATTGGAACACTAGAATTGGAGTTGCTTTGTCATTGATCGGGATTCCTAGGAATGTGGACATTGCAATTTTGGAGATGGGAATGAGTGGGAAAGGAGAGATATTGGAACTGGCAAGGATGGGGAGGCCAGATATAAGAGTGATTCTAAATGTGGGTCCTTCTCATTTGGAGAAACTTGGAAGCTTGGAGGAAGTTGCAATGGCTAAGGGGGAGCTTTTGGAAGAAGCAAAGCCAGGAGATGTTTGTGTTCTGAATGCTGATGATCCTCTTGTCGTTGGCCTTCCTGTTCCTCCAGGGGCTAGAAGGGTATGATAGGTTTATCTCATATTATTGATGCTGTTTCACAAACCTACTTTTAACAGTTCTCGGCTTCTTGCCCATGCCAAACAATTGGAGACCTAAGATAGCAGTGAATATAAGATGCCATCGACGTAGCTGGCATTAGGTGTAGCATTAGCCATGAATTGGTTGCTGCATGGGCATTTTGTTATGCTATAGAAGTAAGAGCCACACTGTATGAGGTGCTAAACCTTTGATTCTTCTCCAAACTGTCAACATTTTATGGTATTCCAACAATTATTGACATACTTTTGTGTCATTTAGCATGCTTTCAAATGGTTTCATGATAAAAGGTGTGAGTCTATATCTTTGGTCTGTCTAGCTGTAATTTCTCAAGTTAATCTTCCTTGTCATTGGTGGAgggatttgatatttttgccTTCCATCCTGGTGTGTAAGCTAGTCCTGCAAATTGACTTCTACCTGTGCATTAGGTGCTCTTTGGCCAGAGTTTGGAGTGTGATGTTCGGCTGGTAGCAGCAGATAGCATATGTGGCGGTCTTGGAGTTCGAGTTGTCTTAGAGAACAATATGGAGATGTAAGTTTGTTAGAAGGATTGGTCATTTTTAAGTTAATGGGTTTTGCCGTAATGAACTGTTGGGACCAAAGAGTGTTTGAATAGATCCTTACTAAGTAGTTGGGGCACTTCAAGGTATAAGTAGAAGTCAGAAACCTTTATTTAGGATAGATTTCTTATGGACTTTTTcccttcatttcattttttttatgcaaataattttgaagattttgatcaACTGAtaccaaaaaatcaattgaacAAAGGAACCtttgaaatcttttttaaaaattttgaaattggaaTGAAAGAAGCATGTTACCTTTTATGGTTGAAATTGTGACAAAATGGTTGCATTCTTACTTTGAAATCCTCCTGTCAAAAGTGAATGGAATGGGAAGTTGGCGCCAAATGAGACCCTAAGGGCTATGACTCGAACTACTTatcactttttttaaaaaaataaattataaaggtttaattcttttttctctggATAAGCtcaatgttttcaaattttccttCTTCCTCAACTTTTATTGCAATTTCCATatccaaaaatttccattgAGATTTTAGAGATGATATCAGTGTCAATTTTTGTTGTTATGACCTATGATTAACACCTAATTTATTTGGaactttttcttattaataaCTATTTCATGAAGGGCAAAAGTTCCAGAGTGTTTTTTATTGTACTCTGAAGTTTGGGCTTCTTTTCTTGCTTAGGATTGCATCCATATTTGGATAGTTTGTTGCCATAAGAAGTTTTGGCGTCTTATCTTGTTCATTGATTGAGTtgcatattttattgttaGATTTTCAACAAATACAAAACACTTGAAAGTATTTATGTAAATAGTTTGTTGGTTTCATATCCAGGGTGGAGTTTGTGATTCCTGGTCTGGGTCTGCATCTGGCTCTTAATGCTTGTGCAGCAGCAGCAGTTGTAACATATTTTGGCCA containing:
- the LOC18608446 gene encoding transcription factor DIVARICATA, producing MTVDEAGSSSEWSREQDKAFENALATYAEDSSDRWEKIAADVPGKTLEEIKKHYELLEDDVSRIESGCVPLPSYNSLEGSAGLAGDEGTGKKGSSHLGHYNSESNNGSKNSRSDQERRKGIAWTEDEHRLFLLGLDKYGKGDWRSISRNFVVTRTPTQVASHAQKYFIRLNSMNKDRRRSSIHDITSVGNGDISAPQGPITGQSNGIATGGSSGKSTKQPPQHPAAPPAVGMYGAPTIGQPIGGPLVSAVGTPVNLPAPAHMAYGVRAPVPGTVVPGAPMNMGPVTYPMSHTSAHR
- the LOC18608447 gene encoding UDP-N-acetylmuramoyl-tripeptide--D-alanyl-D-alanine ligase; this translates as MSAFPFPNTFTLTNSSVSRSLATRLHARVLVSATSIKSTLNHSNHSTQVTPYGPSNSPLWTVTDIAEAVGGRIVKWGPPGTICTDTRTIEPGQWFFAIVGENFDAHDFVTPELSECGCVGVIGNRVCENWDVGFVKIDGDTLISLVKMATFARNRFLGKLIAVTGSVGKTSTKAMIALALESLESRIHHSYGNWNTRIGVALSLIGIPRNVDIAILEMGMSGKGEILELARMGRPDIRVILNVGPSHLEKLGSLEEVAMAKGELLEEAKPGDVCVLNADDPLVVGLPVPPGARRVLFGQSLECDVRLVAADSICGGLGVRVVLENNMEMVEFVIPGLGLHLALNACAAAAVVTYFGHPLSQVGRSLSRYVPVNMRSEFVAAKCGIRIVNDVYNANPVSTKAAIDTLKSIDCNGKRVAIFGDMLELGPAEMEYHEEILNYCLDAHIDLVGIAGKRFHVAAENMNLHKKINIIHAVDAENIVPKILNCLNINDVVLVKGSRSMQMEKVVDALKAMHGFTPSPCSGNLDEDKIEDKS